The Corvus moneduloides isolate bCorMon1 chromosome 18, bCorMon1.pri, whole genome shotgun sequence genome window below encodes:
- the NEFH gene encoding neurofilament heavy polypeptide isoform X5, with the protein MSLMLETLLGPPGGLRKEPSRAPPRSAASSGFYSWPAPVVGRARGAGGGGGSAAASSTESLDSLNGEPRARNEKELLQVLNDRFAGYIERVRALEQQNRALAAEAAALRQQQAGRSAMGELYARELRDMRGTVLRLGAEKGQLRLERARLAEDVAALRGRLEDEARQRSELEAAARGLAQRSAQEERARAPLEERARALREEAELLRRQHRAEVGALLRGARLELPAEPPASLRPGVTAALRDLRAQLEGTATRSTLQAEEWFRVRLDKLSEVAKVNTDAMRLAQEEISEYRRQLQAKTTELEALKGTQESLERQRQDSEERHHADVLSYQETIQQLDSELRNTKWEMAAQLREYQDLLNVKMALDIEIAAYRKLLEGEEYRLETGIGMLSYPEVLPKAPSIPTSIKVKSEEKIKVVEKSEKETVIVEEQTEEIQVTEEVTEEEEAEKEAEEEKAEEKGEEEEEEEEKAEEEGEEKAKSPAKEEAKSPEKPESPSKEEAKSPAVKSPEKPPSASKEGAKTPVVKSPEKPATPSKEEAKSPAVKSPEKLPTPSKEEAKAPAVKSPEKPATPSKEEAKTPTVKSPEKPAPPSKDEAKTPTVKSPEKPAPPSKEGAKTPTVKSPEKPAAPSKEEAKSPAAKSPEPPATPAKEEAKPPSVKSPEKPPTPSKEEAKAPAVKPPEKPPTPSKEEAKAPAVKSPEKVKSPVKDEAKSPQKEVAPAKEPSPTPKEPKAPAKEEQPKEVKAPSKPEEGKKEEAPKKDVPAKAEEKPKEKAATVPEPPAPQAKEATKPSPKAAEEGKAEEAPAKPQQEVSKAATKEAEKPKAEEKVEEPKKKVEEPKKKVEEAKKAEEPKKEKAEEPKKEKVEEPKKVEEPKKEKAEEPKKVEEPKAKAKPKDEPKASKDPPKVEAPSSKEGTAPEPAPGKK; encoded by the exons ATGAGCCTCATGCTGGAGACGCTGCTGGGCCCCCCGGGGGGGCTCCGCAAGGAGCCGAGCCGCGCTCCCCCGCGCTCCGCCGCCTCCAGCGGCTTCTACTCGTGGCCGGCCCCGGTGGTGGGAcgggcgcggggcgcggggggcggcggcggcagcgcggccgcGTCCTCCACCGAGAGCCTGGACTCGCTGAACGGCGAACCGCGGGCGCGCAACgagaaagagctgctgcaggtgctgaaCGACCGCTTCGCCGGCTACATCGAGCGGGTGCGGGCGCTGGAGCAGCAGAACCGGGCGCTGGCGGCCGAGGCGGCGGCGCTGCGGCAGCAGCAGGCGGGGCGCTCGGCCATGGGCGAGCTGTACGCGCGGGAGCTGCGGGACATGCGGGGCACCGTGCTGCGCCTGGGCGCCGAGAAGGGGCAGCTGCGGCTGGAGCGGGCGCGCCTGGCCGAGGACGTGGCGGCGCTGCGGGGAAGGCTGGAGGACGAGGCCCGGCAGCGCTCGGAGCTGGAGGCGGCGGCCCGCGGGCTGGCGCAGCGCTCGGCGCAGGAGGAGCGGGCGCGGGCGCCGCTGGAGGAGCGAGCCCGGGCGCTGCGGGAGGAGGCGGAGCTGCTGCGGAGGCAGCACCGCGCCGAGGTGGGAGCGCTGCTGCGCGGGGCGCGCCTCGAGCTGCCCGCCGAGCCCCCCGCATCCCTGCGCCCCGGCGTCACCGCCGCGCTCCGCGACCTGCGCGCACAGCTGGAGGGCACGGCGACCCGCAGCACGCTGCAGGCCGAGGAGTGGTTCCGCG TGAGGCTGGACAAGCTCTCGGAGGTGGCCAAGGTGAACACGGACGCCATGCGCTTGGCCCAGGAGGAGATCTCCGAGTACCGCCGGCAGCTCCAGGCCAAGACCACCGAGCTGGAAGCCCTCAAAGGGACCCAGGAGTCGctggagaggcagaggcaggactCGGAGGAGCGCCATCATGCAGATGTCCTGTCCTACCAG GAAACCATCCAGCAGCTTGACAGCGAGCTGAGGAACACCAAGTGGGAGATGGCAGCTCAGCTCCGGGAGTACCAGGATCTGCTCAATGTCAAAATGGCCCTGGACATCGAAATTGCTGCCTACAG AAAGCTCCTGGAAGGGGAGGAATATCGACTCGAGACTGGCATTGGGATGCTCTCCTACCCCGAGGTGCTCCCCAAGGCTCCCAGCATCCCCACCAGCATCAAGGTGAAGAGCGAGGAGAAGATCAAGGTGGTGGAAAAGTCAGAGAAGGAGACGGTGATTGTGGAGGAGCAGACAGAGGAAATCCAGGTGACCGAGGAGgtcacagaggaggaggaggctgagaaagaggctgaagaggaaaaagctgaagagaagggggaggaggaggaagaagaagaggagaaagctgAAGAAGAGGGTGAAGAAAAGGCCAAGTCTCCTGCAAAGGAGGAG GCCAAGTCCCCAGAGAAACCCGAGTCCCCTTCAAAGGAGGAGGCCAAGTCCCCAGCAGTCAAGTCGCCTGAAAAGCCCCCGAGCGCCTCAAAGGAGGGGGCCAAGACCCCAGTCGTGAAATCTCCAGAAAAACCTGCAACCCCCTCAAAGGAGGAGGCCAAGAGCCCGGCTGTGAAGTCCCCAGAGAAACTCCCAACCCCCTCAAAGGAGGAAGCCAAGGCTCCAGCTGTCAAATCCCCTGAAAAGCCAGCAACGCCCTCAAAAGAGGAGGCCAAGACCCCAACAGTGAAGTCCCCAGAGAAACCTGCACCTCCCTCAAAGGATGAGGCCAAGACCCCGACAGTGAAATCCCCAGAGAAACCCGCACCCCCCTCAAAAGAGGGGGCCAAGACCCCGACTGTCAAGTCCCCGGAGAAACCCGCAGCCCCCTCTAAAGAAGAGGCCAAGAGCCCAGCTGCAAAGTCCCCAGAGCCACCTGCAACTCCCGCAAAAGAGGAGGCCAAACCCCCATCTGTCAAATCCCCAGAGAAGCCCCCGACCCCCTCTAAGGAGGAGGCCAAGGCCCCGGCTGTGAAGCCCCCAGAGAAGCCCCCGACCCCCTCTAAGGAGGAGGCCAAGGCCCCGGCCGTGAAGTCCCCAGAGAAAGTCAAATCTCCCGTGAAGGACGAGGCCAAGTCTCCACAGAAGGAAGTGGCCCCGGCCAAGGAGCCAAGCCCTACTCCAAAGGAGCCAAAAGCCCCTGCCAAGGAGGAGCAGCCCAAGGAGGTGAAGGCTCCCTCCAAGCCCGAGGAGGGTAAGAAGGAGGAAGCTCCCAAGAAGGACGTCCCGGCCAAGGCAGAGGAGAAACCCAAAGAGAAGGCGGCCACTGTGCCGGAGCCTCCAGCTCCGCAGGCCAAAGAGGCCACCAAGCCAAGCCCCAAAGCTGCTGAAGAGGGAAAGGCCGAGGAGGCTCCAGCAAAACCTCAGCAGGAGGTCAGCAAAGCGGCCACCAAGGAGGCTGAGAAGCCAAAGGCTGAGGAGAAGGTGGAGGAGCCCAAGAAGAAAGTGGAAGAACCCAAGAAGAAGGTGGAGGAGGCCAAGAAGGCGGAGGAACCCAAGAAAGAAAAGGCGGAGGAGCCCAAGAAGGAGAAGGTAGAGGAGCCTAAGAAGGTGGAGGAACCCaagaaggagaaagcagaggaacCCAAGAAGGTGGAAGAACCCAAAGctaaagcaaaacccaaagatGAGCCCAAAGCCAGTAAGGACCCCCCCAAAGTGGAGGCTCCCTCCAGCAAGGagggcacagccccagagccGGCGCCGGGGAAGAAGTGA
- the NEFH gene encoding neurofilament heavy polypeptide isoform X3, with translation MSLMLETLLGPPGGLRKEPSRAPPRSAASSGFYSWPAPVVGRARGAGGGGGSAAASSTESLDSLNGEPRARNEKELLQVLNDRFAGYIERVRALEQQNRALAAEAAALRQQQAGRSAMGELYARELRDMRGTVLRLGAEKGQLRLERARLAEDVAALRGRLEDEARQRSELEAAARGLAQRSAQEERARAPLEERARALREEAELLRRQHRAEVGALLRGARLELPAEPPASLRPGVTAALRDLRAQLEGTATRSTLQAEEWFRVRLDKLSEVAKVNTDAMRLAQEEISEYRRQLQAKTTELEALKGTQESLERQRQDSEERHHADVLSYQETIQQLDSELRNTKWEMAAQLREYQDLLNVKMALDIEIAAYRKLLEGEEYRLETGIGMLSYPEVLPKAPSIPTSIKVKSEEKIKVVEKSEKETVIVEEQTEEIQVTEEVTEEEEAEKEAEEEKAEEKGEEEEEEEEKAEEEGEEKAKSPAKEEAKSPEKPESPSKEEAKSPEKPESPSKEEAKSPAVKSPEKPPSASKEGAKTPVVKSPEKPATPSKEEAKSPAVKSPEKLPTPSKEEAKAPAVKSPEKPATPSKEEAKTPTVKSPEKPAPPSKDEAKTPTVKSPEKPAPPSKEGAKTPTVKSPEKPAAPSKEEAKSPAAKSPEPPATPAKEEAKPPSVKSPEKPPTPSKEEAKAPAVKPPEKPPTPSKEEAKAPAVKSPEKVKSPVKDEAKSPQKEVAPAKEPSPTPKEPKAPAKEEQPKEVKAPSKPEEGKKEEAPKKDVPAKAEEKPKEKAATVPEPPAPQAKEATKPSPKAAEEGKAEEAPAKPQQEVSKAATKEAEKPKAEEKVEEPKKKVEEPKKKVEEAKKAEEPKKEKAEEPKKEKVEEPKKVEEPKKEKAEEPKKVEEPKAKAKPKDEPKASKDPPKVEAPSSKEGTAPEPAPGKK, from the exons ATGAGCCTCATGCTGGAGACGCTGCTGGGCCCCCCGGGGGGGCTCCGCAAGGAGCCGAGCCGCGCTCCCCCGCGCTCCGCCGCCTCCAGCGGCTTCTACTCGTGGCCGGCCCCGGTGGTGGGAcgggcgcggggcgcggggggcggcggcggcagcgcggccgcGTCCTCCACCGAGAGCCTGGACTCGCTGAACGGCGAACCGCGGGCGCGCAACgagaaagagctgctgcaggtgctgaaCGACCGCTTCGCCGGCTACATCGAGCGGGTGCGGGCGCTGGAGCAGCAGAACCGGGCGCTGGCGGCCGAGGCGGCGGCGCTGCGGCAGCAGCAGGCGGGGCGCTCGGCCATGGGCGAGCTGTACGCGCGGGAGCTGCGGGACATGCGGGGCACCGTGCTGCGCCTGGGCGCCGAGAAGGGGCAGCTGCGGCTGGAGCGGGCGCGCCTGGCCGAGGACGTGGCGGCGCTGCGGGGAAGGCTGGAGGACGAGGCCCGGCAGCGCTCGGAGCTGGAGGCGGCGGCCCGCGGGCTGGCGCAGCGCTCGGCGCAGGAGGAGCGGGCGCGGGCGCCGCTGGAGGAGCGAGCCCGGGCGCTGCGGGAGGAGGCGGAGCTGCTGCGGAGGCAGCACCGCGCCGAGGTGGGAGCGCTGCTGCGCGGGGCGCGCCTCGAGCTGCCCGCCGAGCCCCCCGCATCCCTGCGCCCCGGCGTCACCGCCGCGCTCCGCGACCTGCGCGCACAGCTGGAGGGCACGGCGACCCGCAGCACGCTGCAGGCCGAGGAGTGGTTCCGCG TGAGGCTGGACAAGCTCTCGGAGGTGGCCAAGGTGAACACGGACGCCATGCGCTTGGCCCAGGAGGAGATCTCCGAGTACCGCCGGCAGCTCCAGGCCAAGACCACCGAGCTGGAAGCCCTCAAAGGGACCCAGGAGTCGctggagaggcagaggcaggactCGGAGGAGCGCCATCATGCAGATGTCCTGTCCTACCAG GAAACCATCCAGCAGCTTGACAGCGAGCTGAGGAACACCAAGTGGGAGATGGCAGCTCAGCTCCGGGAGTACCAGGATCTGCTCAATGTCAAAATGGCCCTGGACATCGAAATTGCTGCCTACAG AAAGCTCCTGGAAGGGGAGGAATATCGACTCGAGACTGGCATTGGGATGCTCTCCTACCCCGAGGTGCTCCCCAAGGCTCCCAGCATCCCCACCAGCATCAAGGTGAAGAGCGAGGAGAAGATCAAGGTGGTGGAAAAGTCAGAGAAGGAGACGGTGATTGTGGAGGAGCAGACAGAGGAAATCCAGGTGACCGAGGAGgtcacagaggaggaggaggctgagaaagaggctgaagaggaaaaagctgaagagaagggggaggaggaggaagaagaagaggagaaagctgAAGAAGAGGGTGAAGAAAAGGCCAAGTCTCCTGCAAAGGAGGAG GCCAAGTCCCCAGAGAAACCCGAGTCCCCCTCAAAGGAGGAGGCCAAGTCCCCAGAGAAACCCGAGTCCCCTTCAAAGGAGGAGGCCAAGTCCCCAGCAGTCAAGTCGCCTGAAAAGCCCCCGAGCGCCTCAAAGGAGGGGGCCAAGACCCCAGTCGTGAAATCTCCAGAAAAACCTGCAACCCCCTCAAAGGAGGAGGCCAAGAGCCCGGCTGTGAAGTCCCCAGAGAAACTCCCAACCCCCTCAAAGGAGGAAGCCAAGGCTCCAGCTGTCAAATCCCCTGAAAAGCCAGCAACGCCCTCAAAAGAGGAGGCCAAGACCCCAACAGTGAAGTCCCCAGAGAAACCTGCACCTCCCTCAAAGGATGAGGCCAAGACCCCGACAGTGAAATCCCCAGAGAAACCCGCACCCCCCTCAAAAGAGGGGGCCAAGACCCCGACTGTCAAGTCCCCGGAGAAACCCGCAGCCCCCTCTAAAGAAGAGGCCAAGAGCCCAGCTGCAAAGTCCCCAGAGCCACCTGCAACTCCCGCAAAAGAGGAGGCCAAACCCCCATCTGTCAAATCCCCAGAGAAGCCCCCGACCCCCTCTAAGGAGGAGGCCAAGGCCCCGGCTGTGAAGCCCCCAGAGAAGCCCCCGACCCCCTCTAAGGAGGAGGCCAAGGCCCCGGCCGTGAAGTCCCCAGAGAAAGTCAAATCTCCCGTGAAGGACGAGGCCAAGTCTCCACAGAAGGAAGTGGCCCCGGCCAAGGAGCCAAGCCCTACTCCAAAGGAGCCAAAAGCCCCTGCCAAGGAGGAGCAGCCCAAGGAGGTGAAGGCTCCCTCCAAGCCCGAGGAGGGTAAGAAGGAGGAAGCTCCCAAGAAGGACGTCCCGGCCAAGGCAGAGGAGAAACCCAAAGAGAAGGCGGCCACTGTGCCGGAGCCTCCAGCTCCGCAGGCCAAAGAGGCCACCAAGCCAAGCCCCAAAGCTGCTGAAGAGGGAAAGGCCGAGGAGGCTCCAGCAAAACCTCAGCAGGAGGTCAGCAAAGCGGCCACCAAGGAGGCTGAGAAGCCAAAGGCTGAGGAGAAGGTGGAGGAGCCCAAGAAGAAAGTGGAAGAACCCAAGAAGAAGGTGGAGGAGGCCAAGAAGGCGGAGGAACCCAAGAAAGAAAAGGCGGAGGAGCCCAAGAAGGAGAAGGTAGAGGAGCCTAAGAAGGTGGAGGAACCCaagaaggagaaagcagaggaacCCAAGAAGGTGGAAGAACCCAAAGctaaagcaaaacccaaagatGAGCCCAAAGCCAGTAAGGACCCCCCCAAAGTGGAGGCTCCCTCCAGCAAGGagggcacagccccagagccGGCGCCGGGGAAGAAGTGA
- the NEFH gene encoding neurofilament heavy polypeptide isoform X1, giving the protein MSLMLETLLGPPGGLRKEPSRAPPRSAASSGFYSWPAPVVGRARGAGGGGGSAAASSTESLDSLNGEPRARNEKELLQVLNDRFAGYIERVRALEQQNRALAAEAAALRQQQAGRSAMGELYARELRDMRGTVLRLGAEKGQLRLERARLAEDVAALRGRLEDEARQRSELEAAARGLAQRSAQEERARAPLEERARALREEAELLRRQHRAEVGALLRGARLELPAEPPASLRPGVTAALRDLRAQLEGTATRSTLQAEEWFRVRLDKLSEVAKVNTDAMRLAQEEISEYRRQLQAKTTELEALKGTQESLERQRQDSEERHHADVLSYQETIQQLDSELRNTKWEMAAQLREYQDLLNVKMALDIEIAAYRKLLEGEEYRLETGIGMLSYPEVLPKAPSIPTSIKVKSEEKIKVVEKSEKETVIVEEQTEEIQVTEEVTEEEEAEKEAEEEKAEEKGEEEEEEEEKAEEEGEEKAKSPAKEEAKSPEKPESPSKEEAKSPEKPESPSKEEAKSPEKPESPSKEEAKSPAVKSPEKPPSASKEGAKTPVVKSPEKPATPSKEEAKSPAVKSPEKLPTPSKEEAKAPAVKSPEKPATPSKEEAKTPTVKSPEKPAPPSKDEAKTPTVKSPEKPAPPSKEGAKTPTVKSPEKPAAPSKEEAKSPAAKSPEPPATPAKEEAKPPSVKSPEKPPTPSKEEAKAPAVKPPEKPPTPSKEEAKAPAVKSPEKVKSPVKDEAKSPQKEVAPAKEPSPTPKEPKAPAKEEQPKEVKAPSKPEEGKKEEAPKKDVPAKAEEKPKEKAATVPEPPAPQAKEATKPSPKAAEEGKAEEAPAKPQQEVSKAATKEAEKPKAEEKVEEPKKKVEEPKKKVEEAKKAEEPKKEKAEEPKKEKVEEPKKVEEPKKEKAEEPKKVEEPKAKAKPKDEPKASKDPPKVEAPSSKEGTAPEPAPGKK; this is encoded by the exons ATGAGCCTCATGCTGGAGACGCTGCTGGGCCCCCCGGGGGGGCTCCGCAAGGAGCCGAGCCGCGCTCCCCCGCGCTCCGCCGCCTCCAGCGGCTTCTACTCGTGGCCGGCCCCGGTGGTGGGAcgggcgcggggcgcggggggcggcggcggcagcgcggccgcGTCCTCCACCGAGAGCCTGGACTCGCTGAACGGCGAACCGCGGGCGCGCAACgagaaagagctgctgcaggtgctgaaCGACCGCTTCGCCGGCTACATCGAGCGGGTGCGGGCGCTGGAGCAGCAGAACCGGGCGCTGGCGGCCGAGGCGGCGGCGCTGCGGCAGCAGCAGGCGGGGCGCTCGGCCATGGGCGAGCTGTACGCGCGGGAGCTGCGGGACATGCGGGGCACCGTGCTGCGCCTGGGCGCCGAGAAGGGGCAGCTGCGGCTGGAGCGGGCGCGCCTGGCCGAGGACGTGGCGGCGCTGCGGGGAAGGCTGGAGGACGAGGCCCGGCAGCGCTCGGAGCTGGAGGCGGCGGCCCGCGGGCTGGCGCAGCGCTCGGCGCAGGAGGAGCGGGCGCGGGCGCCGCTGGAGGAGCGAGCCCGGGCGCTGCGGGAGGAGGCGGAGCTGCTGCGGAGGCAGCACCGCGCCGAGGTGGGAGCGCTGCTGCGCGGGGCGCGCCTCGAGCTGCCCGCCGAGCCCCCCGCATCCCTGCGCCCCGGCGTCACCGCCGCGCTCCGCGACCTGCGCGCACAGCTGGAGGGCACGGCGACCCGCAGCACGCTGCAGGCCGAGGAGTGGTTCCGCG TGAGGCTGGACAAGCTCTCGGAGGTGGCCAAGGTGAACACGGACGCCATGCGCTTGGCCCAGGAGGAGATCTCCGAGTACCGCCGGCAGCTCCAGGCCAAGACCACCGAGCTGGAAGCCCTCAAAGGGACCCAGGAGTCGctggagaggcagaggcaggactCGGAGGAGCGCCATCATGCAGATGTCCTGTCCTACCAG GAAACCATCCAGCAGCTTGACAGCGAGCTGAGGAACACCAAGTGGGAGATGGCAGCTCAGCTCCGGGAGTACCAGGATCTGCTCAATGTCAAAATGGCCCTGGACATCGAAATTGCTGCCTACAG AAAGCTCCTGGAAGGGGAGGAATATCGACTCGAGACTGGCATTGGGATGCTCTCCTACCCCGAGGTGCTCCCCAAGGCTCCCAGCATCCCCACCAGCATCAAGGTGAAGAGCGAGGAGAAGATCAAGGTGGTGGAAAAGTCAGAGAAGGAGACGGTGATTGTGGAGGAGCAGACAGAGGAAATCCAGGTGACCGAGGAGgtcacagaggaggaggaggctgagaaagaggctgaagaggaaaaagctgaagagaagggggaggaggaggaagaagaagaggagaaagctgAAGAAGAGGGTGAAGAAAAGGCCAAGTCTCCTGCAAAGGAGGAGGCCAAGTCCCCAGAAAAACCCGAGTCCCCCTCAAAGGAGGAGGCCAAGTCCCCAGAGAAACCCGAGTCCCCCTCAAAGGAGGAGGCCAAGTCCCCAGAGAAACCCGAGTCCCCTTCAAAGGAGGAGGCCAAGTCCCCAGCAGTCAAGTCGCCTGAAAAGCCCCCGAGCGCCTCAAAGGAGGGGGCCAAGACCCCAGTCGTGAAATCTCCAGAAAAACCTGCAACCCCCTCAAAGGAGGAGGCCAAGAGCCCGGCTGTGAAGTCCCCAGAGAAACTCCCAACCCCCTCAAAGGAGGAAGCCAAGGCTCCAGCTGTCAAATCCCCTGAAAAGCCAGCAACGCCCTCAAAAGAGGAGGCCAAGACCCCAACAGTGAAGTCCCCAGAGAAACCTGCACCTCCCTCAAAGGATGAGGCCAAGACCCCGACAGTGAAATCCCCAGAGAAACCCGCACCCCCCTCAAAAGAGGGGGCCAAGACCCCGACTGTCAAGTCCCCGGAGAAACCCGCAGCCCCCTCTAAAGAAGAGGCCAAGAGCCCAGCTGCAAAGTCCCCAGAGCCACCTGCAACTCCCGCAAAAGAGGAGGCCAAACCCCCATCTGTCAAATCCCCAGAGAAGCCCCCGACCCCCTCTAAGGAGGAGGCCAAGGCCCCGGCTGTGAAGCCCCCAGAGAAGCCCCCGACCCCCTCTAAGGAGGAGGCCAAGGCCCCGGCCGTGAAGTCCCCAGAGAAAGTCAAATCTCCCGTGAAGGACGAGGCCAAGTCTCCACAGAAGGAAGTGGCCCCGGCCAAGGAGCCAAGCCCTACTCCAAAGGAGCCAAAAGCCCCTGCCAAGGAGGAGCAGCCCAAGGAGGTGAAGGCTCCCTCCAAGCCCGAGGAGGGTAAGAAGGAGGAAGCTCCCAAGAAGGACGTCCCGGCCAAGGCAGAGGAGAAACCCAAAGAGAAGGCGGCCACTGTGCCGGAGCCTCCAGCTCCGCAGGCCAAAGAGGCCACCAAGCCAAGCCCCAAAGCTGCTGAAGAGGGAAAGGCCGAGGAGGCTCCAGCAAAACCTCAGCAGGAGGTCAGCAAAGCGGCCACCAAGGAGGCTGAGAAGCCAAAGGCTGAGGAGAAGGTGGAGGAGCCCAAGAAGAAAGTGGAAGAACCCAAGAAGAAGGTGGAGGAGGCCAAGAAGGCGGAGGAACCCAAGAAAGAAAAGGCGGAGGAGCCCAAGAAGGAGAAGGTAGAGGAGCCTAAGAAGGTGGAGGAACCCaagaaggagaaagcagaggaacCCAAGAAGGTGGAAGAACCCAAAGctaaagcaaaacccaaagatGAGCCCAAAGCCAGTAAGGACCCCCCCAAAGTGGAGGCTCCCTCCAGCAAGGagggcacagccccagagccGGCGCCGGGGAAGAAGTGA